The following coding sequences lie in one Arabidopsis thaliana chromosome 3, partial sequence genomic window:
- a CDS encoding F-box and associated interaction domains-containing protein (F-box and associated interaction domains-containing protein; CONTAINS InterPro DOMAIN/s: F-box domain, cyclin-like (InterPro:IPR001810), F-box domain, Skp2-like (InterPro:IPR022364), F-box associated domain, type 1 (InterPro:IPR006527), F-box associated interaction domain (InterPro:IPR017451); BEST Arabidopsis thaliana protein match is: F-box and associated interaction domains-containing protein (TAIR:AT3G44120.1); Has 1386 Blast hits to 879 proteins in 13 species: Archae - 0; Bacteria - 0; Metazoa - 0; Fungi - 0; Plants - 1386; Viruses - 0; Other Eukaryotes - 0 (source: NCBI BLink).): MEYFRKCLSLKGNTYWLGIDRRRRPPDLRITLIKFDFGTEKFGYVPLPPPCQVHGFEASRLSAVGDEKLSLLLVGDSTSNTELWVTSKIGEANVVSWSKVLSLYPKPNVGFWHGLSFLLDEEKKVLLCCKSKGWMKEEDEDNVYIVGEDTKFILLNFGVQTIGGYSPIIVNYVPSLGQIELAGSKRKRDY; encoded by the coding sequence ATGGAGTACTTTAGAAAATGTTTGTCTTTGAAGGGAAACACTTACTGGTTGGGTATAGATAGAAGACGAAGGCCACCGGACCTTCGCATAACCTtgatcaaatttgattttggaacAGAGAAATTTGGTTATGTTCCTCTGCCTCCCCCCTGTCAAGTGCATGGTTTTGAGGCTTCTAGGCTTTCCGCTGTGGGAGACGAGAAGCTTTCACTGTTACTAGTGGGAGATTCTACATCAAATACTGAGTTATGGGTGACAAGTAAGATTGGTGAGGCCAATGTGGTGTCGTGGAGCAAGGTGTTATCATTGTATCCAAAGCCTAACGTTGGTTTTTGGCATGGCCTAAGTTTCTTGCTagacgaggagaagaaagtcttGTTGTGTTGTAAGAGTAAGGGATGgatgaaggaagaagacgaagacaaTGTTTACATTGTTGGGGAGGATACTAAATTCATACTACTGAATTTTGGAGTTCAGACAATTGGAGGATATTCGCCAATTATTGTTaattatgttccaagtttggGTCAGATCGAGCTAGCTGGaagcaaaaggaaaagagattACTAA
- a CDS encoding F-box family protein (F-box family protein; CONTAINS InterPro DOMAIN/s: F-box domain, cyclin-like (InterPro:IPR001810), F-box domain, Skp2-like (InterPro:IPR022364), F-box associated domain, type 1 (InterPro:IPR006527), F-box associated interaction domain (InterPro:IPR017451); BEST Arabidopsis thaliana protein match is: F-box and associated interaction domains-containing protein (TAIR:AT2G07140.2); Has 1095 Blast hits to 1047 proteins in 27 species: Archae - 0; Bacteria - 0; Metazoa - 0; Fungi - 2; Plants - 1093; Viruses - 0; Other Eukaryotes - 0 (source: NCBI BLink).) has protein sequence MPMPNLPKELVEEILSFVPATYLKRLSATCKPWNRLIHNDKRFARKHYDNAAKEFLVFMMRKNFRIIRRGVNLHGADPSAEVKGELTLPDPYFKNSADEFHIDRVFHCDGLLLCTSKLERRMVVWNPLTGETKWIQTHEEGDNFFLGYSQEDKNISCKKSYKIMGFYRSGSKVWEYDFNSDSWRVLNGILPNWYFDKSYKCVSLKGNTYMLAGAVTDMGFDLSLQSYDFSTEKFAPVSLPVPSQARSLNGANRLSVVRGEKLALLYRRDKRSKAEIWVTNKIDDTTEGAVSWTKVLELDLSRELHALFTSNFLVDEEKKVFICCVSWKEDEDENKSNKVYIVGEDNIVKEIDSGEDATSGCEPTILSLYVPSLVYM, from the coding sequence ATGCCGATGCCGAATCTTCCAAAGGAGTTGGTAGAGGAGATTCTCAGCTTTGTTCCGGCCACATATCTGAAACGTTTGAGCGCTACTTGCAAACCATGGAACCGTTTGATCCACAACGACAAGAGATTCGCGAGAAAGCACTACGATAACGCCGCAAAGGAGTTTCTGGTTTTCATGATGAGGAAGAACTTCAGGATTATTCGGAGAGGCGTCAATCTCCATGGAGCTGATCCATCTGCAGAGGTGAAAGGTGAACTTACCCTACCAGATCCGTATTTTAAGAACTCAGCTGATGAATTCCATATAGATAGAGTCTTTCACTGTGACGGCCTATTGTTATGCACCTCCAAACTCGAACGTAGAATGGTTGTTTGGAACCCGTTAACTGGTGAAACCAAGTGGATCCAAACCCACGAAGAAGGCGACAATTTTTTTCTCGGATACTCCCAAGAAGACAAGAACATATCCTGCAAAAAGAGCTACAAAATCATGGGGTTTTATCGTAGTGGTAGCAAAGTTTGGGAATACGATTTTAACTCTGATTCATGGAGGGTTCTTAATGGTATCCTTCCAAATTGGTACTTTGATAAATCTTATAAGTGCGTGTCTTTGAAGGGAAATACTTACATGCTTGCTGGAGCTGTAACAGATATGGGCTTTGACCTATCCTTGCAGAGTTACGATTTTTCAACAGAGAAATTTGCACCTGTGTCTCTTCCTGTTCCCTCTCAGGCCCGTAGTTTGAATGGTGCTAATCGTCTTTCCGTTGTTAGAGGAGAGAAACTCGCCTTGTTATATCGGCGAGATAAGAGATCCAAGGCTGAGATATGGGTGACAAATAAGATTGATGACACCACCGAAGGAGCAGTTTCTTGGACCAAGGTCTTAGAATTGGATTTGAGCAGGGAGCTTCATGCCTTGTTTACTTCAAATTTCTTGGTagacgaggagaagaaagtcttCATTTGTTGTGTGAGTTGGaaggaagacgaagacgagAACAAGTCCAATAAAGTATACATTGTTGGGGAAGACAATATAGTCAAAGAAATTGATTCTGGAGAAGATGCAACCAGTGGATGTGAGCCAACTATTCTTAGTTTGTATGTTCCCAGTTTGGTCTACAtgtaa
- a CDS encoding F-box and associated interaction domains-containing protein (F-box and associated interaction domains-containing protein; CONTAINS InterPro DOMAIN/s: F-box domain, cyclin-like (InterPro:IPR001810), F-box domain, Skp2-like (InterPro:IPR022364), F-box associated domain, type 1 (InterPro:IPR006527), F-box associated interaction domain (InterPro:IPR017451); BEST Arabidopsis thaliana protein match is: F-box associated ubiquitination effector family protein (TAIR:AT2G07120.1); Has 1007 Blast hits to 973 proteins in 22 species: Archae - 0; Bacteria - 0; Metazoa - 0; Fungi - 0; Plants - 1007; Viruses - 0; Other Eukaryotes - 0 (source: NCBI BLink).) yields the protein MASGKLPWELEEEILCRLPPGSLVRLRSVCKHWNDLYNDKWFIKKSLGFARPQFIILAGFKIYSIGTIGLDVVDPKIEAEKWAFTRITACNGLLFRDFWNQGVTIWNPWLRQVGWIEYKEDKDFRFCGIGYDAGKPEKGYKIFGYFNRFYDTKLKIGHRFAIFECASQAFKFIDSPEWPTLAGRGEYVSLNGNLYWTAYNEDTREHFLGSFDFSTEISMHFCLLPCAKHVSGLQDKLVLTVFKGDRFALLKQSRISSNTEIWVTKDKINSSNNVVWLNLMTLSIPDFPSLFHQLSDISYFIHDMTLILCCDDNQTGVGCIFIARGDLCKKIQINYVSLGFSQCVYLPSLTSVPLEFRSLQV from the exons ATGGCGTCGGGGAAGCTTCCGTGGGAGTTGGAGGAAGAGATATTGTGTCGGCTTCCACCTGGATCTCTTGTTCGGCTAAGATCCGTATGTAAACACTGGAACGATCTTTATAACGACAAATGGTTCATCAAGAAAAGCTTGGGTTTTGCACGTCCCCAATTCATCATCCTGGCCGGATTCAAGATTTATTCGATAGGAACCATCGGTCTGGACGTCGTTGATCCGAAGATAGAG GCTGAGAAGTGGGCATTTACCAGGATCACGGCTTGCAATGGATTATTGTTTCGTGACTTTTGGAACCAAGGGGTTACCATTTGGAATCCATGGTTAAGACAAGTTGGGTGGATTGAGTATAAGGAGGACAAAGATTTCCGTTTTTGCGGTATAGGATACGATGCTGGTAAACCCGAAAAGGGTTACAAGATCTTTGGGTATTTTAATCGTTTCTATGACACTAAACTGAAAATCGGCCACAGATTTGCGATCTTTGAATGTGCGTCTCAAGCGTTTAAGTTCATTGATTCCCCTGAATGGCCAACGCTGGCAGGTCGAGGTGAATATGTGTCCTTGAATGGAAATTTGTATTGGACTGCTTACAATGAAGATACTCGTGAGCATTTTCTTGGAAGCTTTGATTTCTCCACGGAAATATCCATGCACTTTTGTCTCCTTCCTTGTGCGAAGCATGTTTCTGGCTTACAAGATAAACTTGTCCTCACTGTATTTAAGGGCGATCGGTTTGCATTGTTAAAGCAATCTCGTATATCAAGTAATACAGAGATTTGGGTAACAAAGGACAAGATTAACTCTAGTAATAACGTGGTGTGGTTAAACTTGATGACACTGTCAATACCTGACTTTCCCTCGCTATTCCATCAGCTTTCTGATATTAGTTACTTCATCCATGACATGACCCTTATCCTGTGCTGTGACGACAATCAAACTGGAGTGGGTTGCATCTTTATTGCGAGGGGAGACTTGTGCAAGAAGattcaaataaattatgtCTCTCTTGGGTTTTCTCAATGTGTCTATCTTCCAAGTTTGACCTCGGTTCCTTTGGAATTCAGATCACTGCAAGTTTAG
- a CDS encoding heat-inducible transcription repressor (DUF639): MSSKTRNMLEGLVRDTSFKWLLGKQSSFDEEIEEMGRSPSAGTNWIPELSPIANVVVRRCSKILGVSANELRDSFKQEAFESLKQPSLFPRNFLEYCCFRALSLSVGVTGHLADKKFRRLTFDMMVVWEVPAVASQALLSVEEDATVSLEAFSRIAPAVPIIADVIICDNLFQMLTSSTGGRLQFSVYDKYLHGLERAIKKMRTQSESSLLSGVRSKREKILEIDGTVTTQPVLEHVGISTWPGRLILTDHSLYFEALKVVSYDTPKRYHLSEDLKQIIKPELTGPWGTRLFDKAVSYQSISLSEPVVMEFPELKGHTRRDYWLTIIQEVLYVHRYINKYKITGLARDEALSKAVLGVMRVQALQELNLTNAMRYENLLPFNLCDQLPGGDLILETLAEMSTSRELHRSNKSKDTGTLHSSASDMVSQLGSVFGGSSPRSRRETSSLVVGEVVVGDVNPLERAVKESRKKYEKVVLAQETINGVKMGGIDTNLAVMKELMLPIMETWNLILSVVYWDDPTKSSVFCLLTTFIIWRGWLVYVFALASLFSAIFMVLTRCFSREKLMIELKVTAPPPMNTMEQLLAVQNGISELEQNIQDANIVLLKFRALLFSLFPQASQKFAIAIVVAATMMAFVPGRYLLSVVFVELFTRYSPPRRASTERLIRRLREWWFSIPAAPVVLLHDKNNKKKKN; the protein is encoded by the exons ATGTCGAGCAAAACCCGGAATATGCTTGAAGGTTTGGTTAGAGATACTTCTTTTAAATGGTTGCTCGGGAAACAAAGTTCTTTCGATGAAGAAATCGAGGAAATGGGAAGATCTCCATCAGCTGGGACTAATTGGATACCTGAGCTTTCTCCTATTGCCAATGTGGTTGTCCGCAGGTGTTCAAA AATACTCGGTGTTTCTGCAAACGAGCTACGAGATAGTTTCAAACAAGAGGCATTTGAATCTCTCAAGCAGCCTTCTCTATTTCCAAGGAACTTTCTAGAGTACTGTTGTTTCAGAGCACTTTCACTGTCTGTTGGAGTAACAGGTCATCTAGCCGATAAAAAGTTTCGGCGCTTAACATTTGACATGATGGTTGTCTGGGAAGTCCCAGCTGTTGCTAGCCAGGCTTTACTCAGT GTAGAAGAAGATGCAACAGTGAGTTTAGAAGCCTTCTCACGGATCGCACCAGCAGTTCCAATAATAGCTGATGTGATTATATGTGATAATCTGTTTCAAATGCTTACTTCATCAACGGGTGGTCGGCTTCAGTTCTCTGTTTATGACAAGTATTTACATGGCCTGGAGAG agcaataaagaagatgaggaCTCAGTCCGAATCATCTTTGCTTTCTGGTGTTCgatcaaaaagagaaaagattcTGGAAATAGACGGGACAGTTACTACCCAACCAGTTCTTGAACATGTCGGAATATCAACGTGGCCAG GTCGCTTAATCCTGACAGACCATTCCCTATATTTTGAGGCCTTAAAGGTCGTGTCTTATGACACACCAAAGCGATATCACCTATCTGAAGATCTAAAGCAAATAATTAAACCTGAGTTAACTGGTCCTTGGGGCACTCGGCTTTTCGACAAGGCCGTTTCTTACCAGTCTATATCTCT ATCAGAACCAGTGGTAATGGAATTCCCAGAGCTTAAAGGCCACACACGCCGTGATTACTGGCTCACTATTATACAAGAGGTATTATATGTTCATAGATACATAAACAAGTACAAGATCACCGGTTTGGCAAGAGACGAAGCACTTTCAAAGGCTGTCCTTGGCGTTATGCGTGTCCAAGCTCTTCAAGAACTCAATTTGACAAACGCAATGCGGTACGAAAATCTTCTCCCGTTCAATCTCTGCGATCAGCTTCCCGGTGGAGATCTGATTCTTGAGACGCTTGCAGAGATGTCTACCTCAAGAGAGCTCCATCGATCAAATAAATCCAAAGATACAG GGACATTACATTCCTCAGCTTCTGATATGGTTTCGCAGCTGGGTTCTGTGTTTGGAGGGTCAAGTCCTAGGAGCAGGAGGGAGACGAGTAGTCTTGTGGTAGGTGAAGTAGTGGTTGGAGATGTGAATCCATTAGAGAGAGCAGTGAAGGAGTCGCGCAAGAAATACGAGAAAGTAGTTCTAGCGCAAGAGACGATTAATGGGGTGAAAATGGGTGGCATTGACACCAACTTAGCCGTGATGAAG GAACTGATGCTTCCAATAATGGAAACCTGGAACTTAATTCTATCTGTGGTGTATTGGGATGATCCTACAAAGTCTAGTGTTTTCTGTCTCTTGACCACTTTCATAATTTGGAGGGGATGGCTTGTTTATGTCTTTGCTCTTgcgtctctcttctctgccaTCTTCATGGTTCTCACAAGATGTTTCAGCAGAGAAAAGCTCATGATCGAGCTGAAAGTAACTGCTCCTCCTCCAATGAACACAATGGAACAGCTTTTGGCAGTCCAGAACGGGATCTCGGAGCTCGAACAGAACATTCAAGACGCAAACATCGTTCTTCTCAAGTTCCGAGCTTTATTATTCTCGCTTTTCCCTCAG GCGAGCCAGAAGTTTGCGATTGCGATTGTGGTCGCAGCGACGATGATGGCCTTTGTTCCGGGACGCTACTTGCTTTCGGTTGTATTTGTTGAGCTTTTCACAAGATACTCGCCACCAAGGAGAGCTAGCACGGAACGGTTAATAAGGCGGTTGAGAGAGTGGTGGTTTAGTATACCAGCGGCTCCAGTGGTCCTTCTACATGACAAGaacaataagaagaagaagaactaa
- a CDS encoding VQ motif-containing protein (VQ motif-containing protein; CONTAINS InterPro DOMAIN/s: VQ (InterPro:IPR008889); BEST Arabidopsis thaliana protein match is: VQ motif-containing protein (TAIR:AT1G68450.1); Has 752 Blast hits to 743 proteins in 135 species: Archae - 2; Bacteria - 26; Metazoa - 338; Fungi - 62; Plants - 207; Viruses - 16; Other Eukaryotes - 101 (source: NCBI BLink).), with protein sequence MSSTYKDNHPYHHHPHHHHHHPKREPNENNSGILYTPSPSPSPPTLKVNKDSHVIKKPPSPSSFSSAAKPRHPVIIYTHTPRIIHTNPKDFMALVQKLTGMTHSDEDLGGGNAMTDPGVVKSINRTVSEPTVDRKNNRNRCGGGNNYLRNYSGAGNGKGIFFNNTMISEDSESSSVITTEENIGEHGQVNSSLPYSAVAIPPQPPPHPPPPPPPPSMYDAAGINYGAYLPTFPIFPPANPADNFLCGNQPFANFDDPLFFAPNMRSSFSSSSSSGFDGLTEFRDF encoded by the coding sequence ATGAGCTCAACGTACAAGGACAACCATCCGTACCACCACCACcctcaccatcaccatcaccatccaAAGAGAGAACCCAATGAAAACAACTCCGGAATCTTATACACTCCCTCACCTTCACCGTCACCGCCAACTTTAAAAGTCAACAAAGACTCTCACGTTATTAAAAAACCACCGTCTCcgtcttctttctcctccgCGGCTAAGCCTCGTCACCCGGTGATCATTTACACACACACTCCAAGAATCATACACACTAATCCTAAAGATTTCATGGCTCTTGTTCAAAAACTCACCGGAATGACCCACTCCGACGAAGATCTCGGCGGTGGTAACGCAATGACCGATCCCGGGGTGGTAAAATCAATCAACCGAACCGTCTCTGAACCAACCGTCGACAGAAAAAACAACCGCAATCGCTGCGGCGGCGGTAATAATTACCTTAGAAACTACTCCGGTGCCGGAAACGGAAAGGggatattttttaataacacGATGATAAGTGAAGATAGTGAATCGTCGTCGGTGATAACAACTGAGGAGAACATCGGAGAACATGGACAGGTTAATTCTTCTCTTCCGTATTCAGCGGTGGCTATTCCTCCACAGCCACCGCCTcatcctcctccacctccgcCGCCACCGTCTATGTACGACGCTGCGGGGATAAACTACGGTGCTTATTTACCGACATTTCCGATTTTCCCGCCGGCGAATCCAGCTGATAATTTCTTATGCGGTAATCAACCGTTTGCGAATTTTGATGATCCGCTTTTCTTCGCGCCTAATATGAGAagctctttctcttcttcttcatcttctggCTTCGATGGCTTGACGGAGTTTCGCGATTTTTAA